Proteins encoded in a region of the Zea mays cultivar B73 chromosome 4, Zm-B73-REFERENCE-NAM-5.0, whole genome shotgun sequence genome:
- the LOC103654546 gene encoding disease resistance protein PIK6-NP has translation MLPPCLAASALPIKEAVTEIEQLKVRVEDVSRRNSRYSLISDSGSKPIMQQQTAPKTIFGTMVLDMMVEARDTAKRQQGLGDLTQLLTKEQADLGVISVWGTGSELGTTSIIRKAYQDPELCQKFECRGWVKLTQPFNPHEFLRSMVAQFYANSCLQNGMVINVDELKRIEEMATTGGGLIGAFMDKVNENRYLIVLENLSTIGDWDTIGTYLPDRKNGSRVIVSTQQCEIASLCIGHSYQVAEVKQYSAEHSVCVFFEEGLQGNGDKSMESDRVVDNNNEMSMQDEITHGTGFLSDRIPTSKRKDASDWVKNFQLVERKSEMNQLGNYIAKARVYGLQILSVWGIAGVGKSALVRNMYFDRIHRNDQLFEKYGWVDVTHPFNLRDFSRSLLLDFHSEPVQAMGIKDPTQECHKILEDNRCLVVIDDLQSIEEWDLIQAALVSRPSRSIIIVITTEASIATYCADNEGVVFNVKGLEDKAALKLFKKQVHRQKPSSPIKDSIDEELQELILKCGGLPKVIVAVANFLAPKTVSWMDSASSMNLKFMQELESSPEFACLQPLFGWLHSYFRTCPDFLKPCIFYLSIFPRDHSIRRRRLVRRWIAEGYARDTDKISAEERGEQFFCRLLDLSIIMQKPYSVTTGFRDSRMTLCQVNSFVREYIISRQMEENLVFELGGSCTLTSQRMGRHLIILKSWDRDRIVFESIDFSRLRSLTVFGEWKPFFISDRMRLLRVLDLEDASDLKDEDLKQMMKLLCRLKYLSLRGCTGIYSLPNSLGCLRQLETLDVRHTAIATMPRTITKLKKLQYLRASTTKPTKEQPTPDTAVTPKPTKKQPNPHTSVSWTSSLFHRHRQLEGVVVPTGLEKLTALLTIGVVNVNSARGRSILKEVRKLTQLRKLGVSGISRNNSKDFCLAISSRAHLDSLSVKLKKDNQDCLCVTPDGYLPPKNLQSFKLYGLADSFPKWINQLENLRKLVLEMTILTQDTIKGLKDLKVCILRLITKQLPDGKLNFCVMLHGQQLRCYETVKILEISCSSSLDVAFGSQSLQNLELLKVSCCSGSGSVMKLSGLEKLSESELKEVQIKGSDDFIVKTDVEEQLARHPKKPVLKVEKVLSSTGDFEL, from the exons ATGCTGCCACCTTGCTTGGCAGCATCAGCATTGCCCATAAAAGAGGCAGTCACTGAGATAGAGCAGCTCAAGGTTAGGGTTGAGGACGTGAGCCGAAGGAACTCACGCTACAGCCTCATCAGCGACTCTGGATCCAAGCCCATCATGCAGCAACAGACGGCACCCAAAACTATTTTTGGCACAATGGTGCTTGACATGATGGTTGAGGCGAGGGACACCGCAAAAAGGCAGCAAGGTTTAGGAGATCTCACCCAGCTACTAACAAAGGAACAAGCTGACCTGGGGGTAATCTCAGTGTGGGGAACAGGCAGTGAACTCGGTACAACATCCATCATCAGAAAGGCCTACCAGGACCCAGAACTCTGTCAAAAATTTGAATGTCGTGGCTGGGTGAAGCTTACACAACCTTTCAATCCTCATGAGTTTCTCCGCAGTATGGTCGCCCAGTTCTACGCAAACAGTTGCCTGCAAAATGGAATGGTTATAAATGTCGATGAACTGAAGAGGATTGAGGAAATGGCGACAACGGGAGGCGGACTCATTGGGGCATTTATGGATAAAGTAAATGAGAACAGATACCTAATCGTCCTGGAAAATCTGTCCACAATTGGAGATTGGGACACCATCGGAACTTACCTGCCAGACAGGAAGAATGGCAGTCGGGTCATTGTATCCACACAGCAGTGTGAAATTGCAAGCTTGTGCATTGGGCATTCATACCAAGTAGCAGAGGTGAAGCAGTACTCAGCAGAGCACTCTGTATGTGTCTTCTTCGAGGAG GGATTGCAAGGTAATGGTGATAAAAGCATGGAATCTGATAGAGTAGTAGACAACaacaatgaaatgtcaatgcaggaTGAAATAACCCACGGTACTGGCTTTCTGTCCGACAGAATTCCAACATCTAAACGGAAGGATGCCTCTGATTGGGTGAAGAATTTTCAACTTGTTGAACGCAAGTCAGAAATGAACCAACTCGGTAACTATATTGCTAAGGCACGTGTCTATGGTTTGCAAATACTGTCTGTGTGGGGGATAGCTGGTGTTGGGAAATCAGCCCTCGTTAGGAACATGTACTTTGACAGAATTCATCGAAATGACCAATTATTTGAGAAGTACGGTTGGGTTGATGTAACCCACCCATTCAATTTAAGGGACTTCTCCCGGAGTTTGCTTTTGGATTTCCATTCAGAACCTGTTCAAGCCATGGGAATCAAAGACCCTACTCAAGAGTGTCATAAGATTCTAGAAGATAACCGGTGCCTTGTTGTTATTGATGATTTGCAGTCCATTGAAGAATGGGACTTAATACAAGCTGCCTTGGTGTCTAGACCTTCTAGAAGTATTATCATTGTCATTACAACTGAAGCAAGTATCGCCACATATTGTGCAGATAATGAAGGGGTCGTATTTAATGTCAAAGGTCTAGAAGACAAAGCAGCCCTCAAGCTTTTCAAAAAGCAG GTACATAGGCAAAAACCATCATCTCCTATAAAGGACTCCATAGATGAAGAGCTACAAGAACTTATTTTGAAGTGTGGTGGTCTTCCAAAAGTTATAGTTGCCGTAGCTAACTTTTTGGCACCTAAAACAGTCTCATGGATGGACAGTGCAAGTTCTATGAATCTCAAATTTATGCAAGAGCTGGAGAGCAGCCCAGAGTTTGCTTGCCTGCAGCCACTCTTTGGTTGGCTGCACTCCTACTTTCGAACATGCCCGGATTTTCTCAAGCCATGTATCTTCTATCTGTCAATTTTTCCTCGAGATCACAGTATCCGGAGAAGGCGATTGGTGAGACGGTGGATTGCAGAGGGCTATGCCAGGGACACGGACAAAATTTCTGCAGAGGAAAGAGGGGAGCAGTTCTTCTGCAGGCTCCTCGATCTGAGCATAATAATGCAGAAACCATATTCAGTCACCACCGGATTCAGAGACAGCAGAATGACTTTGTGTCAAGTCAACAGTTTTGTCCGAGAGTATATCATCTCTCGTCAAATGGAAGAGAACCTTGTATTTGAACTGGGAGGCAGTTGCACCCTAACCTCTCAGCGCATGGGGCGTCACCTCATCATACTGAAAAGCTGGGACAGAGACAGAATTGTGTTTGAGAGCATTGACTTCTCAAGGCTACGATCTTTGACAGTGTTTGGAGAATGGAAGCCATTCTTCATATCTGATAGGATGAGGTTGCTTCGGGTTCTGGATCTTGAGGATGCATCTGATTTAAAAGATGAAGACCTCAAACAAATGATGAAGCTGCTTTGTCGCCTCAAGTATCTTTCCCTACGAGGATGCACTGGGATCTATAGCCTGCCGAATTCATTAGGTTGCTTGAGGCAGCTTGAGACTCTGGATGTCAGACATACAGCCATAGCAACCATGCCAAGGACTATCACCAAGCTAAAGAAGTTGCAGTACCTCCGCGCTAGTACCACCAAACCAACTAAGGAACAACCAACACCCGATACTGCTGTTACACCCAAACCAACAAAGAAACAACCAAATCCACACACCTCGGTATCATGGACGTCATCCTTGTTCCACAGACATCGACAACTAGAGGGTGTTGTGGTTCCTACTGGGCTAGAGAAATTGACTGCATTGCTCACCATCGGTGTTGTTAATGTCAATTCTGCTCGGGGGAGGTCCATCTTGAAAGAGGTCAGGAAGCTCACCCAATTGCGCAAGCTTGGAGTGTCTGGAATAAGTAGGAACAACAGCAAAGATTTCTGTTTGGCCATCTCAAGTCGTGCGCATTTAGACTCCTTATCAGTTAAGCTCAAGAAGGACAATCAGGACTGCTTGTGTGTCACCCCAGATGGCTACCTTCCCCCCAAGAACCTACAGAGCTTTAAATTGTATGGCCTTGCAGACAGTTTTCCAAAATGGATCAATCAACTTGAAAATCTCAGGAAGTTAGTTTTGGAGATGACTATATTAACGCAAGATACTATCAAGGGACTCAAGGATCTTAAAGTATGTATTCTGCGTCTAATTACCAAGCAGCTTCCTGATGGTAAGCTCAATTTTTGTGTCATGTTGCATGGGCAGCAATTACGTTGCTATGAAACAGTGAAGATACTCGAGATCTCTTGCAGCTCCAGCTTAGATGTGGCTTTTGGATCACAATCACTGCAAAATCTTGAGCTGCTGAAAGTTTCCTGCTGTAGTGGTTCAGGGTCGGTAATGAAGCTCTCTGGGCTAGAAAAACTGTCTGAATCTGAACTCAAGGAAGTCCAGATTAAGGGTTCCGATGATTTCATAGTAAAAACAGATGTGGAGGAACAACTTGCCAGGCACCCAAAGAAACCTGTTTTGAAGGTTGAAAAGGTACTGTCGTCCACTGGGGATTTTGAGCTCTAG